AATCAGAATGGCTGAACCAGCAGATATTGCGAAATTGAAGGGCTTCAACAGAGTCCTTGCTGAACGCATTATTCTTCAGCTCAATGATTCCGAGGAAGAAGAGATAGAAGCAGAATGAGAAGCCTGACATGAAGAATCACGCACTGTTAGTGGGAATAGGTATTTTTTTTAGCCGTATTGCAGGCTTGGTGCGTGAGCGGGTGTTTGCTCACTACTTCGGGAACTCAGATGCCGGGGATGCATTTAAAGCCGCCCTGAAGATTCCAAATTTTCTGCAAAATCTTTTTGGTGAAGGGGTTTTGTCAGCCAGTTTTATTCCCGTCTATGCACAATTGTTGGCCAAGAAGCATGATGAAGAAGCTGCCAAGGTGGCTTCAGTTATCGGTAGTTTGCTGTTTCTAATGACTTCCTTGTTGGTGATTTCTGGTGTTTTTGCGACGCCATTCTTGATTGATCTTATTGCGCCAGGATTTGTCGGTGCGAAGCGGGAACTAACCATTAAGATCGTTCAGGTTCTTTTTCCAGGCACAGGCTTTTTGGTTATGTCAGCTTGGTGTTTGGGGATTTTAAATTCCCATAAAAAGTTTTTCCTTTCGTACGTTGCTCCGGTTATTTGGAATTTAACCATCATTGCGACACTGGTAATCTGGGGAGCCAAACAGCCTGAACAGTTTGATCTCGCCGTCACAGTTTCCTGGGGGCTTGTCGCAGGAAGCTTTTTGCAGTTCTTTGTGCAGCTTCCGTCGGCCTTGCGATTGGGTAAGAAAGTGTATCCTTCGTTGGATTTGAATTTGACGAGCGTGAGAACCATTATTCGTAACTTCGTTCCAGTGGTTGTCTCTCGTGGCGTGGTTCAAGTGAGTGCTTACATCGACAATATGTTGGCCAGTCTATTGCCAACAGGAGCAGTGTCTTCATTGGCATATGCCCAGACTTTGTACTTGCTTCCAGTCAGCCTTTTTGGAATGAGTGTTTCTGCAGCGGAACTTCCGACCATGTCCCAAGCGACGGGCAGTGAAGAAGAAATTCGCGAGTACTTGAAGCAACGCTTGAATCGCGGTCTTGAACAGATCGCCTTCTTCATTATTCCATCGGTTGTGGCCTTCTTGTTTTTAGGTGATCTGATTGTAGGAGCGGTTTTTCAAACGGGACAGTTTGATGCAAACAGCACCAAAGCAGTTTGGTTCGTCCTTATCGGATCGACGGTGGGTTTGTTGGCTTCCACCTTAGGGCGCTTGTATTCGTCGACTTTCTATTCCCTGAAAGACACTCGCACGCCCTTGCAGTTTGCGATTATTCGCGTGATCTTCACGACCTTTCTGGGGGGGGTGTTTGGTTTCTATCTTCCGAAGGCTTTGGGGCTTGAGGCTTCATGGGGCACGCCAGGATTGACGGCTTCGGCGGGGCTCGCAGGGTGGATTGAATTCTATTTCCTTAGAAAAGCTTTGAATAAAAAAATTGGTAAAACAGGATTGTCTTTGAAGTATCAGGCAAAAGTGTGGAGTATTGCCATTGTGAGCGCAGGCATTCCTGCTTTGCTTGCACATTTTGTTTTAACCACGCCAATGCATGTGATTGTAAAAGCATCGATTGCAGTTGTGATCTATGGGCTGCTCTATTTTACGCTTGGGTATTTACTCAAGGTTGAACAAGCCCATAGTTTCTTGCAAAAAATCCTCAGACGATTGCGCTAACTTTAGTAGCTATTTTAGTAGCGGTTGCCCCAACCATAAAGTCTTACGATAAAGTTGCCGGCGCTGGTTGCGAAGACCAGCTGGCCGCTGTAGCTTCCCTCATACCAGGGTCTAAATTCGATCCATGCATCACAGGTGCGGCCGGGATTTAATACCCGTGGGCAGTTGCTATTGCCGTAGAACGCTGATCCATAAAGACGAACAGAGTCGATCAGCAAAGGTTGGTTGCCAGTGCTGCGCAACGTGAAACGAGCATATTGACTGGTATTTACTCTGGTGATTCCAAAGTTGTAGTTATAATACTGATTGCCGCCATGATGGTCGGAGTTGCCGAGTGTTTGAACATTTTCGACGGAATTGGCAACTGTGATGGTCAGTTGCGATTCCGTAGGTTGGGTCTCCGCAGCGATGCTTGAAACGGAAACAAAACAAGAAATCAGTGAGCCGGTCAGGGCCATTAGCCAAGTTTTCATAAGCGTCTCCTTTGAGCGATGAGTGAGTTTATTGGTTGAGAATAATTTTTGTTGAAGAAGCAATTGGTCGCAAAGAAATTCCATTGTATGCTCTTCTTGTCATGAAAGAATCTATCTGGTCTCCTCTGAAAATTCCTGTTTACCGTGCTTTTTGGATCTGTGCTTTTTTGTCAAATCTGGGTACTTGGATTCAAGATGTGGCGGCAAGTTGGGTGATGACACATCTATCGACTTCACCTTTGGTGATTTCTTTGCTTTCTTTTACCAGCAGTTTGCCAGTTGTGTTTTTGAGCATCCCTGCAGGGTTTGTGGCTGATCAAGGACATCGACGTCGAATTTTATTGGCAGCGCAATCAGGAATGTTTTTGTCAGCCGCCGTCTTGGCCTTTTTGGTGTGGCGTGGACAAGTGACAGAGTCTTCCTTGCTGTTTCTTTCCTTGGTGATGGGGATTGGTTTTGCTTTGACCAATCCGGCTTTTCAATCGGTGTTAACAGATCTTGTACCCACGGACAGTCAGGCGCAGGCCGTGCTGGTTTATTATATGGGGATTAATATCACCCGGGTTCTGGGGCCTACCGTTGGCGGAGGAATCCTGAGTGGATTCGGACCGGAAGTGGCTTTCTTTGTAAACAGTCTTTCCTTCTTGGGATTGATTCTGTTTTTCTGGCGTTGGCCGGTGAAGGAATCAATTGAAGAGAAAAAGGAAGTCGTGTGGACCCAGGAAGAATGGAAGTTTTTATTTTCATTTCACAACATGAAGTTGTGGGTTGAGATTTTCATTGTAACCTTCTTTGCAAGCTCACTCTGGGCTTTGTATCCCACACGCGGAAGAGTTGAGTTGGGATTAAGCAGTTTGCAATACGGATCTCTTTTAGGCTTCCTAGGATTGGGGGCCTGTTTCAGTGCAGTCTATTCGGATAAAATCATGCGGCCCAACAAAACCGATCTTTCCTTGGCTGGGGCTTACGTCGTTTATGCCGTGGGTTTGTTTTTGATGGCAGTGGCGCCGAGTTTTATTTTTATGTGTGAAGCGATGTTCTTTGCCGGAATTGGTTGGTTGATTCTTGCGACTCTAATGAACATGAGTTCAAGGCAACTCACTGGGAAGTCGCATCTCAAGGCGACGATGCTCGGAGTTTTTCTGGCAGTATTTTATGCGGGGATGGCCTTCGGTGCCGTCAGTTGGGGAACCTTCGCAAGATTCAGTTCAAGTTCGAAGGCTCTTCTGGTGGCAGCGGTTGGCTTGTCACTTGTCGGATTCTATAAGTTTATGCGGGCAAAAGCTTAGGCAAAGACCTAGTGAACACGGTGATGGGCAAGATCTCTTTCTTTTGCGCAAGCAGGGCACTTGGCTTCTTCCTGTAGGACAGAGCACTCAGTGTCTTGGCGATAGCTGAATTCAACCGGGGCGCAGCAGAGTTCACAATTGTTGACAGCATTTTTAAAGCTCTCTCTTTTGATGAATTCCTCTGTTGAAATGATATTGAATTTGAAGACTTCCATAGGATCCTCCCCGTTGATATCTTACTTATCGGTTAGATTTGTCCCAGCTTGAGACAAATCTGAGGTCATTCAGTCGATTTCGCCAAGCGCCAAAGTTGACGGTTTTGATAGTCTAAGGTCTGGGGCGGGAGTAAACTTCCCGGCATGAAGGACTATATTCAGTATCTGGAAGAGGTTTTAGGCCTGCAAAAGGTCATGATCGCGAAGGATCCGTCAACATCATCAGCCGTTAAAGCTCAGTTTTTTACTGAGCAAGGTTCATTTGCTCCCGCAGGGGCAACTTTACAGACACCCACTGATATTCAGCACTATGAATTGATCTTTCTCAATATTCTGACTCAAGCTAAAGAAAGCATCTTTCTTCCAGAGACCAAAGAGTTGTTTGGCAAGATGAAGGCCGCAATGAAACTGGTGAATCTTCAAGTGCTAGAACTTGATTGCACCGTCGAAGATCGTTCACAGCTTCCTTCAGAACTTGCAAAAATCTGTGAAAGCAAAGTGGTTGTGGTCTTTAGCTCGTTTCCGAAAGATATTGGCGAGCTGATCTTTAAAGGCCCGGGAAAATGGATTGAAACATACAGTCCCGCTTATTTGATAGAAGATGCGGGGGCTAAAAAAGTTGTGTGGAATGATCTGCAAAAAGTCATGAAGGAGCTCAACGTATGAAGTTTTTAATCTCAGTACTTATTTTGCTACTGGGAGTAAAAGCTTCGGCAGCATGCACCTTGGCGGTGACAATCAATGAGGCGATATCCGCTTCGACCTTCGATTATCTTGAGCGCGCAGAGAAACACGCCCTTGATAGCAAATGTGATTCCATTTTAGTGCGAATGAACACTCCAGGTGGAAGCCTGCAGAGTACGCGCATGATTGTTGAAAAGATGCTTGCGTCCTCCGTGCCATATCTTTGCTTGATCACGCCAAGCGGAGGACATGCTGGCAGCGCCGGAGCAATCATTCTTCAAGCTTGCCACGTCAACGGTGGATTGAACGCCACCAATGTGGGCGCGGCCACTCCTATTTTGGGTACCGGTGAAAAGATGCCCGATGATCTTAGAAATAAGATGATCAACGACACCGTGAGCTGGTTGGAGGG
The nucleotide sequence above comes from Bdellovibrio svalbardensis. Encoded proteins:
- a CDS encoding choice-of-anchor D domain-containing protein; this translates as MKTWLMALTGSLISCFVSVSSIAAETQPTESQLTITVANSVENVQTLGNSDHHGGNQYYNYNFGITRVNTSQYARFTLRSTGNQPLLIDSVRLYGSAFYGNSNCPRVLNPGRTCDAWIEFRPWYEGSYSGQLVFATSAGNFIVRLYGWGNRY
- the murJ gene encoding murein biosynthesis integral membrane protein MurJ; the protein is MKNHALLVGIGIFFSRIAGLVRERVFAHYFGNSDAGDAFKAALKIPNFLQNLFGEGVLSASFIPVYAQLLAKKHDEEAAKVASVIGSLLFLMTSLLVISGVFATPFLIDLIAPGFVGAKRELTIKIVQVLFPGTGFLVMSAWCLGILNSHKKFFLSYVAPVIWNLTIIATLVIWGAKQPEQFDLAVTVSWGLVAGSFLQFFVQLPSALRLGKKVYPSLDLNLTSVRTIIRNFVPVVVSRGVVQVSAYIDNMLASLLPTGAVSSLAYAQTLYLLPVSLFGMSVSAAELPTMSQATGSEEEIREYLKQRLNRGLEQIAFFIIPSVVAFLFLGDLIVGAVFQTGQFDANSTKAVWFVLIGSTVGLLASTLGRLYSSTFYSLKDTRTPLQFAIIRVIFTTFLGGVFGFYLPKALGLEASWGTPGLTASAGLAGWIEFYFLRKALNKKIGKTGLSLKYQAKVWSIAIVSAGIPALLAHFVLTTPMHVIVKASIAVVIYGLLYFTLGYLLKVEQAHSFLQKILRRLR
- a CDS encoding MFS transporter, whose protein sequence is MRIIFVEEAIGRKEIPLYALLVMKESIWSPLKIPVYRAFWICAFLSNLGTWIQDVAASWVMTHLSTSPLVISLLSFTSSLPVVFLSIPAGFVADQGHRRRILLAAQSGMFLSAAVLAFLVWRGQVTESSLLFLSLVMGIGFALTNPAFQSVLTDLVPTDSQAQAVLVYYMGINITRVLGPTVGGGILSGFGPEVAFFVNSLSFLGLILFFWRWPVKESIEEKKEVVWTQEEWKFLFSFHNMKLWVEIFIVTFFASSLWALYPTRGRVELGLSSLQYGSLLGFLGLGACFSAVYSDKIMRPNKTDLSLAGAYVVYAVGLFLMAVAPSFIFMCEAMFFAGIGWLILATLMNMSSRQLTGKSHLKATMLGVFLAVFYAGMAFGAVSWGTFARFSSSSKALLVAAVGLSLVGFYKFMRAKA